Proteins found in one Solitalea lacus genomic segment:
- a CDS encoding prolyl oligopeptidase family serine peptidase, with product MKKLYLSIPLFLIQLTAFGQQFDSLSVEKIMRDPKWIGVSPSAVFWSDDSQSVYFNWNPDKTKSDSLYVVEVSNRKINKVATPVRMGLARNGAYNKDRSLKVVEKYGDIYLYDLKNGSFRQLTNTVEQEFLPVFSGNGDQVIFRRADNLFSLSLNSGSLTQLTNFLKGTKIRDAHVNDQDKWLKEDQLAEFEILKERKAAREGAQKARKKEQFKRLREIYLEGKSVTNLRISPDGNFVTYNMTVDEEARNTIVPNYVTESGYTEDIPTRSKVGGIQPLSEFYVYDRLRDTILSVSTLQIPGIYDLPDYLKDYPFEKKLREKKKEAREVTFYGPYWSEDGKNAIVSVFSTDNKDRWIFSLNVVDGKLKLIDRQRDEAWIGGPGIDRYGENIGWINNQTVYYQSEATGYSHLYTYQVADGKKNILTTGNWEVQSVKLSNDKRSFYITANKEHPGTKDFYRLSVNGGAFEKLTSMKGANEVSLSPDEKWLAIRYSYSNKPWELYLQENKSGGEPQQLTQSTSEEFKSYKWREPEVISFKGRTGEVYARLYQPSKPHTNKPAVIFVHGAGYLQNAHYWWSQYFREYMFHNLLIDKGYTVLDIDYQASAGYGRRCRTNIYRHMGGADLNDQVDGAKLLVDKYGVNPKAIGIYGGSYGGFITLMAMFTQPEVFKAGAALRSVTDWAHYNHDYTANILNEPINDSIAYKRSSPIYFAEGLKGKLLMCHGMVDVNVHFQDIVRLSQRLIELGKSNWELAVYPMEDHGFVEPSSWTDEYKRIFKLFEQELKH from the coding sequence ATGAAGAAACTGTACTTATCCATTCCTCTATTTTTAATTCAGCTTACAGCCTTTGGACAGCAGTTTGATTCGCTGAGTGTTGAAAAGATTATGCGTGATCCTAAATGGATTGGTGTATCTCCTTCTGCGGTATTTTGGAGTGATGACAGTCAGTCGGTTTATTTCAATTGGAACCCTGATAAAACTAAAAGTGACTCATTGTATGTTGTTGAGGTAAGTAATAGGAAGATAAATAAGGTTGCAACGCCTGTAAGAATGGGCTTGGCTCGTAATGGAGCTTATAATAAGGACCGTTCATTGAAAGTGGTTGAGAAATACGGAGATATTTACCTCTACGACTTAAAGAACGGTTCTTTTCGTCAGCTTACCAATACCGTTGAGCAAGAGTTTCTTCCTGTGTTTTCAGGCAATGGTGATCAGGTTATATTTAGAAGAGCAGATAATTTATTCAGTTTATCGCTTAATAGCGGCTCTCTAACTCAATTGACCAATTTTTTAAAAGGAACAAAAATAAGAGATGCTCATGTTAATGATCAGGACAAATGGTTAAAGGAAGATCAGCTAGCAGAGTTTGAGATATTAAAAGAGCGGAAGGCGGCTAGAGAGGGAGCGCAAAAGGCTCGTAAAAAGGAACAGTTCAAACGTTTAAGAGAAATCTATTTGGAAGGAAAGTCAGTTACCAATTTAAGGATTAGTCCGGATGGTAATTTTGTGACTTACAATATGACGGTTGACGAGGAGGCTAGGAATACCATTGTGCCTAATTATGTAACAGAGTCAGGTTATACAGAAGATATCCCAACTCGCTCTAAAGTTGGTGGGATCCAACCATTGTCAGAGTTTTACGTTTATGATCGTTTACGAGATACTATTCTGTCGGTTTCAACCTTGCAAATTCCCGGTATTTATGATTTACCTGATTATTTAAAGGATTATCCGTTTGAGAAGAAACTTCGAGAGAAAAAGAAGGAAGCTCGCGAAGTAACCTTTTATGGGCCTTATTGGAGTGAAGACGGTAAAAATGCCATAGTTTCAGTTTTTTCAACCGATAATAAAGACCGTTGGATATTTAGCCTAAATGTAGTTGATGGTAAATTAAAATTGATTGATCGTCAACGTGACGAAGCTTGGATTGGAGGGCCGGGAATAGATCGTTACGGTGAGAATATTGGTTGGATTAATAATCAAACTGTTTATTACCAGAGTGAGGCTACGGGTTATTCCCATCTTTATACTTATCAGGTTGCAGACGGTAAAAAAAATATACTTACCACAGGTAATTGGGAAGTTCAGTCTGTAAAACTTTCTAACGACAAGCGTAGCTTTTATATAACCGCTAATAAAGAACATCCAGGGACAAAAGATTTTTATAGACTTTCTGTTAATGGAGGAGCATTTGAGAAATTAACTTCTATGAAAGGGGCAAACGAAGTTTCTTTGTCCCCTGATGAGAAATGGCTGGCAATTCGTTATTCATATAGCAATAAGCCGTGGGAGTTATACCTACAAGAGAATAAATCCGGGGGGGAGCCCCAGCAACTTACCCAGTCGACTTCGGAGGAGTTTAAATCTTACAAATGGAGAGAGCCCGAAGTGATTAGTTTTAAGGGGCGCACAGGGGAGGTTTATGCTCGATTATATCAACCGTCAAAACCTCATACTAATAAACCAGCAGTAATTTTTGTGCATGGTGCCGGATATTTGCAAAACGCCCATTATTGGTGGAGCCAGTATTTCAGGGAATATATGTTCCATAATTTATTGATTGATAAAGGATATACGGTTTTGGATATTGATTATCAGGCAAGCGCAGGGTATGGAAGACGCTGTCGAACCAATATTTATCGTCATATGGGTGGAGCTGACTTGAATGATCAGGTGGATGGAGCAAAATTATTGGTTGATAAATATGGCGTTAATCCAAAAGCAATTGGTATTTATGGAGGCTCTTATGGAGGATTTATCACATTAATGGCCATGTTTACTCAGCCAGAAGTATTTAAGGCAGGAGCTGCTTTGCGCTCAGTTACTGATTGGGCTCATTATAATCATGATTATACAGCAAATATCTTAAATGAGCCTATTAATGATAGTATTGCTTATAAGAGAAGCTCACCTATTTATTTTGCTGAAGGTTTAAAAGGCAAATTACTCATGTGTCATGGGATGGTTGATGTCAATGTACACTTTCAGGATATTGTACGCCTTTCGCAGCGGCTGATTGAATTGGGTAAGAGTAATTGGGAGCTCGCTGTTTATCCAATGGAAGATCATGGTTTTGTAGAGCCTAGCAGCTGGACGGACGAATACAAAAGAATTTTTAAATTATTTGAACAAGAACTGAAACATTAG
- a CDS encoding FeoB-associated Cys-rich membrane protein has protein sequence MIQQLLVGVVFLLALVYMGRMIYRQLKPKKNGCGANCKCGVDFSEIEKNLPKAEKL, from the coding sequence ATGATTCAACAATTATTAGTAGGTGTCGTTTTTTTATTAGCCTTGGTATATATGGGCCGAATGATTTACCGTCAGCTAAAACCTAAAAAGAATGGTTGTGGAGCCAACTGCAAGTGTGGTGTTGATTTTAGTGAAATTGAAAAGAATTTGCCTAAAGCAGAGAAATTATAG
- the typA gene encoding translational GTPase TypA: MQNIRNIAIIAHVDHGKTTLVDKILHTCSLFRDNQETGELILDNNDLERERGITIVSKNVSVNYKGTKINIIDTPGHADFGGEVERVLKMADGVLLLVDAFEGPMPQTRFVTQKALSLGLKPIVVINKVDKENCRPDEVHEKVFELFFNLEATEEQLDFPAIYGSSKQGWMSTDYTNKTEDILPLLDAVLEHIPAPPVSEGTLQLQITSLDFSKFVGRIAIGRVARGTISENQPVTLMKKDGKLVKSRVKELYTFEGLGRIRVESVKAGDICAVVGIDGFDIGDTIADFDNPEALPVMHIDEPTMNMLFTINNSPFFGKEGKFVTSRHLIERLEKEMEKNLALKVEPTSSNDAYLVFGRGILHLSVLIETMRREGYELQVGQPQVIIKEIDGVKCEPIETLIVDVPAETAGKVIELATMRKGELLIMEPKGDLQHLEFEIPSRGIIGLRNSVLTATAGEAIMAHRFKSYEPWKGDISQRSAGVLISMDKGSSTAYRIDKLQDRGIFFVDPGEEVYEGMIIGEHSRDSDLTVNITEGKQLTNFRTTSKDDATRIAPATKFSLEEAMEYIQADEYVEVTPQSMRLRKIILKENERQVAAKKKA, from the coding sequence ATGCAAAATATTAGAAACATTGCGATCATCGCACACGTTGACCACGGTAAAACTACTTTGGTTGACAAGATTTTACACACTTGCTCTCTTTTCCGTGATAACCAGGAAACGGGCGAATTAATCTTAGACAATAACGACCTGGAACGTGAGCGTGGTATCACCATCGTTTCTAAAAACGTTTCGGTTAATTATAAAGGCACCAAAATCAATATTATTGATACGCCGGGCCACGCCGACTTTGGTGGTGAGGTTGAGCGTGTATTGAAAATGGCTGATGGGGTTCTTTTGTTAGTGGATGCGTTTGAAGGACCGATGCCTCAAACTCGTTTCGTAACGCAAAAAGCTCTTTCGTTAGGACTAAAACCAATTGTAGTAATCAATAAGGTAGATAAAGAAAACTGCCGTCCTGATGAAGTTCACGAGAAAGTATTCGAATTATTCTTCAACCTTGAGGCTACCGAAGAGCAATTAGATTTCCCTGCTATCTACGGTTCTTCTAAACAAGGTTGGATGAGCACTGATTATACAAATAAAACGGAAGATATCCTACCTTTATTAGATGCAGTTTTAGAGCACATTCCTGCTCCTCCTGTTTCTGAAGGAACTTTACAGTTACAAATTACCTCACTCGACTTCTCTAAATTCGTTGGACGTATTGCTATTGGCCGTGTAGCCCGTGGTACTATTTCTGAAAACCAGCCGGTAACATTGATGAAAAAAGATGGCAAACTGGTAAAATCTCGTGTTAAAGAACTTTACACGTTTGAAGGTTTAGGCCGTATTAGAGTTGAATCAGTTAAGGCAGGAGATATTTGTGCAGTAGTAGGTATTGACGGTTTCGATATTGGTGATACAATTGCTGATTTTGACAATCCGGAAGCATTACCAGTAATGCACATTGATGAGCCTACAATGAATATGTTGTTCACCATCAATAACTCACCATTCTTTGGCAAAGAAGGTAAATTCGTTACTTCTCGTCACTTAATTGAGCGTTTAGAGAAAGAAATGGAGAAAAACCTTGCATTAAAAGTTGAGCCTACCTCTTCAAATGATGCTTATCTGGTTTTTGGTCGTGGTATTCTTCACTTATCGGTTTTAATCGAAACCATGCGTCGTGAAGGTTATGAATTGCAAGTGGGTCAGCCACAAGTAATCATCAAAGAAATCGATGGTGTTAAATGTGAACCAATTGAAACTTTAATTGTTGACGTTCCTGCTGAAACTGCCGGTAAAGTAATTGAGTTGGCAACTATGCGTAAAGGTGAGTTGTTAATTATGGAACCAAAAGGAGATTTACAGCATTTAGAGTTTGAAATCCCTTCTCGTGGTATCATTGGTTTACGTAACAGTGTATTAACTGCTACTGCAGGTGAGGCTATTATGGCGCACCGCTTCAAATCATACGAGCCATGGAAAGGTGATATCTCTCAACGTTCTGCAGGTGTATTGATCTCAATGGATAAAGGTTCTTCAACCGCTTACCGTATCGATAAATTACAAGATCGCGGTATTTTCTTCGTTGATCCGGGAGAGGAAGTTTACGAAGGTATGATCATTGGTGAGCACAGCCGTGATTCAGACTTAACGGTAAATATCACTGAAGGTAAACAGTTAACTAACTTCCGTACTACCTCTAAAGATGATGCAACTCGTATTGCTCCTGCAACCAAATTCTCGTTAGAGGAAGCAATGGAGTACATTCAGGCTGATGAGTATGTTGAGGTAACACCTCAAAGTATGCGCCTTCGTAAAATCATTTTGAAAGAAAATGAGCGTCAGGTTGCAGCTAAGAAAAAAGCATAA
- the trmB gene encoding tRNA (guanosine(46)-N7)-methyltransferase TrmB — protein MGKNKLRQFAELDTFHNVFQKDSSLKGKWRSEFFKNECPVVLELACGKGEYTVNLARKFPDQNFIGVDLKGNRLWTGAKMAIEGKIENVGFLRIQIEHLQSYFEPGEVDEIWITFPDPQPQVSREKKRLTSMRFLDVYRPVLKENAIIHLKTDNDQLYEYTLEVINENKLTLLAHTNDVYNSELLNDVLSIKTYYERKYLSQGKNINYVKFSL, from the coding sequence GTGGGAAAGAATAAATTACGTCAATTTGCCGAATTAGATACGTTCCATAACGTATTTCAAAAAGATAGCTCGTTAAAAGGAAAGTGGAGAAGCGAGTTTTTTAAAAATGAGTGTCCTGTTGTGTTGGAATTAGCCTGTGGCAAAGGCGAGTACACTGTTAATTTAGCTCGAAAGTTTCCGGACCAGAATTTCATTGGTGTTGATTTAAAAGGAAATCGTTTATGGACGGGTGCCAAAATGGCTATTGAGGGAAAAATTGAAAACGTTGGATTTCTGCGTATTCAAATTGAGCATTTGCAATCTTATTTTGAACCTGGTGAAGTGGATGAGATTTGGATTACCTTCCCTGATCCGCAACCACAAGTTAGCAGAGAGAAAAAGCGTTTAACATCAATGCGTTTTTTAGACGTTTACCGTCCGGTGTTAAAAGAAAATGCTATTATTCATCTTAAAACGGATAATGATCAGTTGTATGAATACACCCTTGAAGTAATCAACGAAAATAAACTAACGCTTTTAGCTCATACCAATGATGTTTATAATTCGGAATTATTAAACGATGTATTGTCAATAAAAACTTATTATGAACGCAAATACCTTTCACAAGGCAAAAACATCAATTATGTAAAGTTTAGTTTATAA
- a CDS encoding RluA family pseudouridine synthase, protein MSEQIVLKDPYFTFFQESVVTYPLPLRFTFPFYYEPHPLCLIAASELQKHLEDQKEWDHNFGIDGTKDGMVIGKMFGVLIVENQNGEIGYLSAFSGKLAGENHHSRFVPPVFDMLTEDGFFRKEEEVLNHYNRQIELLENAPELAQLYELLATETNSASLQLTELKQQMKEAKQARDLKRKIHEAELSENELTNALEELRKESINESFYLKHFNKQIKNQLAAIQHKIDAKVNEIVSLKEERRHKSASLQQKLFDQYYFLNQYGEKKSLQRIFQNSAEARPPAGAGECAAPKLLQYAFLHDLKPLAMAEFWWGQSPKSEVRIHGQFYPACRGKCEPILAHMLHGIEMDENPMLINPAEGKDISIVYEDEELAVINKPAEFLSVPGKNVKDSVYERVRTLYPEASGPLIVHRLDMSTSGLMLIAKSEETYKYLQSQFINRTVKKRYVALLEGVVQHEEGVITLPLRVDLDNRPHQLVCYEYGKPATTKWNVVERTDKYTRIHFYPITGRTHQLRVHSAHKLGLNSPIVGDDLYGSKGDRLHLHAEMIEFKHPVSKKTIVIQVDAEF, encoded by the coding sequence ATGAGTGAACAGATAGTATTGAAAGATCCATACTTTACATTTTTTCAGGAATCTGTAGTCACTTATCCTTTACCCTTACGGTTTACTTTTCCGTTTTACTACGAACCACACCCACTTTGTCTTATTGCAGCCAGTGAGCTGCAAAAACACCTCGAGGATCAAAAGGAGTGGGATCATAACTTCGGAATTGACGGAACAAAAGATGGAATGGTGATTGGAAAGATGTTTGGGGTTTTGATTGTTGAAAATCAGAATGGAGAAATTGGATACCTTTCAGCATTTTCAGGAAAGCTGGCTGGAGAAAATCATCATTCACGGTTTGTACCTCCCGTTTTTGATATGCTTACCGAGGATGGTTTTTTTAGGAAAGAAGAGGAAGTATTAAATCATTACAATAGGCAAATTGAACTACTTGAGAATGCTCCTGAATTAGCTCAGCTTTATGAGCTATTAGCTACAGAAACGAATAGCGCCTCTTTGCAATTAACCGAGCTAAAGCAGCAAATGAAGGAAGCTAAACAAGCTCGGGATTTGAAAAGAAAGATACATGAAGCAGAACTTTCTGAAAACGAACTAACAAATGCGTTGGAAGAACTCAGAAAAGAAAGTATTAATGAAAGTTTTTATCTAAAACATTTTAACAAGCAAATAAAGAATCAGCTGGCGGCTATTCAGCATAAAATTGATGCAAAGGTTAACGAAATAGTTTCTTTAAAGGAAGAACGCAGACATAAATCGGCTTCATTACAACAAAAACTGTTTGATCAATATTATTTTTTGAATCAATACGGCGAGAAAAAAAGCCTGCAACGCATTTTTCAGAATTCAGCTGAGGCACGTCCTCCAGCAGGGGCCGGAGAGTGTGCTGCACCAAAATTGTTGCAATATGCATTTCTTCACGATTTAAAACCCTTGGCTATGGCCGAATTCTGGTGGGGGCAATCGCCTAAATCAGAGGTTCGGATTCATGGGCAGTTTTATCCCGCATGTAGAGGTAAATGTGAGCCTATTTTAGCTCACATGCTCCATGGTATTGAAATGGATGAGAATCCAATGCTCATTAACCCTGCCGAAGGGAAAGATATCAGTATAGTTTATGAAGACGAAGAGTTGGCAGTAATCAATAAACCTGCAGAATTCTTGTCTGTGCCAGGAAAAAATGTAAAGGATTCGGTTTATGAACGGGTAAGAACTCTTTATCCGGAAGCATCTGGTCCATTGATTGTTCATCGGTTGGATATGTCGACTTCAGGGCTGATGTTGATTGCCAAATCGGAGGAAACGTACAAGTATTTACAAAGTCAATTTATAAACCGAACTGTAAAAAAACGTTATGTGGCTCTGCTGGAGGGTGTTGTTCAGCATGAAGAAGGTGTAATTACTTTACCCTTACGAGTTGACTTGGATAACCGACCGCATCAGCTTGTATGTTACGAATATGGTAAACCTGCCACAACAAAATGGAATGTGGTTGAACGTACCGATAAATATACCAGGATTCATTTCTATCCAATAACAGGGCGTACTCATCAATTGCGTGTCCATTCTGCGCATAAATTAGGCCTTAATAGTCCAATTGTAGGAGATGATTTGTATGGCAGCAAAGGAGATCGGTTGCATTTGCATGCAGAAATGATTGAGTTTAAGCATCCTGTTAGCAAGAAAACGATTGTTATCCAGGTAGACGCAGAGTTCTAG
- a CDS encoding VOC family protein, translated as MTVVNVYLNFNGNCEEAFNFYKSVFGGDFPFLGRFKDMPPQEGMPPVPKEMEDKIMHVSLPISNETMLMGSDTGGEWAPSFKQGNNFSISIGTDSKDEADRLFNGLSAGGQVTMPMNQTFWGDYFGMFTDKFGINWMVSFNTNQQK; from the coding sequence ATGACAGTAGTAAATGTTTATCTGAATTTTAACGGCAACTGCGAAGAAGCCTTTAACTTCTACAAATCTGTTTTTGGCGGAGATTTTCCTTTTTTGGGTCGATTTAAGGATATGCCACCACAAGAGGGCATGCCTCCGGTTCCTAAAGAAATGGAAGATAAAATCATGCACGTTTCATTGCCGATCAGTAATGAAACCATGTTAATGGGGAGCGACACAGGAGGTGAATGGGCTCCAAGTTTTAAACAAGGTAATAACTTCTCTATTTCAATAGGCACAGATAGTAAAGATGAAGCTGATCGTTTATTTAATGGCCTTTCAGCCGGAGGGCAAGTAACCATGCCAATGAATCAAACCTTTTGGGGGGACTATTTCGGTATGTTTACCGACAAATTTGGCATAAACTGGATGGTAAGTTTTAATACCAACCAACAAAAATAA
- the fcl gene encoding GDP-L-fucose synthase, whose amino-acid sequence MNKEAKIFVAGHRGMVGSAIYRKLQREGFNNIVIRTSVELDLRNQEAVADFFAEEKPDYVFLAAAKVGGIVANNTYRADFIYENLCIQNNVIHQSYVNGVKKLMFLGSSCIYPKLAPQPLKEEYLLTGLLEPTNEPYAIAKIAGIKMCEAYRAQYGCDFISVMPTNLYGPNDNYDLEKSHVLPALIRKFHEAKKNSLPQVEIWGTGSPKREFLYADDLAEACFYLMQNYSAPEFINVGTGVDLSIKELALLVKEIVGYEGELIFNTSKPDGTPRKLMDVSKLHGLGWMHKIELPQGIKLAYQDFLSKQQVGA is encoded by the coding sequence ATGAACAAGGAAGCTAAAATTTTTGTAGCAGGTCACCGTGGTATGGTTGGTTCTGCAATTTATCGCAAATTACAGAGAGAAGGATTTAATAATATAGTCATTCGTACTTCGGTCGAACTTGATTTACGCAACCAAGAAGCCGTGGCTGATTTTTTTGCTGAAGAAAAGCCTGATTATGTGTTTCTGGCAGCGGCAAAAGTTGGTGGTATTGTGGCTAACAATACTTATCGGGCTGATTTTATTTACGAGAACCTTTGCATCCAAAACAATGTAATTCATCAGTCCTATGTAAATGGGGTAAAAAAGCTGATGTTTTTGGGTTCGTCATGTATCTACCCAAAGCTGGCGCCGCAACCATTAAAAGAAGAATATTTGCTAACTGGTTTGCTTGAACCAACTAATGAGCCATATGCAATAGCTAAAATTGCAGGCATTAAAATGTGTGAAGCTTACCGTGCGCAATATGGCTGCGATTTTATTTCAGTAATGCCAACCAATCTTTATGGACCGAATGATAACTATGACTTAGAAAAGTCACATGTGTTACCCGCTCTGATCCGTAAGTTTCATGAGGCAAAGAAAAATAGTTTGCCTCAAGTAGAAATTTGGGGAACTGGCTCACCCAAACGCGAGTTTTTATATGCCGATGATTTAGCCGAAGCATGTTTTTATTTAATGCAAAATTATAGTGCACCCGAATTTATTAATGTTGGAACAGGAGTAGATCTTTCAATAAAAGAGTTGGCATTATTAGTGAAAGAGATTGTGGGCTACGAAGGAGAACTTATCTTTAATACTAGCAAGCCTGACGGCACTCCTCGAAAACTGATGGATGTGTCCAAATTACATGGTTTAGGCTGGATGCACAAAATTGAATTACCACAAGGTATTAAATTAGCCTACCAAGATTTCTTAAGTAAGCAACAAGTAGGAGCCTGA
- a CDS encoding YciI family protein — MKKVLLLLLLCGVVLAAKAQNINSSYNKALADSLGADEYGMKPYIFVILKTGPTKIEDKAKLDSIFRGHLNNINRLANNGQLVVAGPMKKNDKTYRGIFIFNVKTPEEAKPLLSSDPAVASGVLDYEIFQWYGSAALPMYLKYSDKIEKTKH; from the coding sequence ATGAAAAAAGTTTTGCTTCTCCTACTTCTATGCGGGGTGGTTTTGGCTGCGAAAGCACAAAATATCAACTCAAGCTATAACAAAGCCCTTGCAGATTCATTAGGTGCTGATGAGTATGGAATGAAACCATACATCTTCGTGATTTTAAAAACTGGACCGACTAAAATTGAAGATAAAGCCAAACTTGACAGTATTTTTCGCGGGCATTTAAACAATATTAACCGTTTGGCTAATAATGGGCAATTAGTAGTTGCAGGGCCAATGAAAAAGAATGATAAAACATACCGGGGTATCTTTATCTTTAATGTTAAAACGCCGGAAGAGGCTAAGCCCCTTTTAAGTTCAGATCCAGCTGTAGCTTCTGGGGTATTAGATTATGAAATCTTTCAATGGTATGGGTCTGCAGCCTTGCCTATGTACCTGAAATACAGTGATAAAATAGAGAAAACTAAGCACTGA
- a CDS encoding site-specific recombinase, whose protein sequence is MTKIEQILDCIRKNHNCGVNELRILVDCIRPKTISNVHSAKHQLDYILYQLKTDNELLSGFRSFIKNIIRSKKQIRLFTELGISAKQSFFSELFRRFNEKFLPAYIEKTELLSVIAEVFHEDNDYKWVEAIDQDAWCELFELMDFRATKNNVLSDEFYPSLYTSAQIVASRISSLGLEPEIIVRLPHIENYNSSFQVLALEVNKLIDDAKQSNSDREQLNLLYRHILVMLSQCRDSVEQVRRGQKKKGVSVNLAYLLLRIEQNIERLGRILGSILSETRALRLSLAVEMFTQMVRSENQKHGIRQHLQDNTQMLAYQVVEYTSQTGEHYITNTPKQYYKFFLQSMTGGLIISFTTWIKFVLSSIKAAPLVEGLLFSLNYAASFITIFITHSTLATKQPSMTASAVASALDDKKHQLINVDRTAELIVKLSRSQFISFLGNLIIVIPLPYIIAWLYHYFTGDYIVDEVKALNTIKSIDPVHSLSVMYAAITGVFLFLSGIINGYYDNLIHYGNVGDRIRNHRTLQKYLSQNTIIKISKYIEKNLGGLMGNLYLGFFLGFAAILGQITGLPFDIRHVTLAGGSFAMAYYTLGDYLSDITIATSLLGIFLIGLMNFLVSFSLSLLLALRSRKVNFNQTSELFTRVLAHFLAKPLDFFYPPRKRKVSLPQDSTLFNEQGS, encoded by the coding sequence ATGACCAAAATTGAACAAATATTAGATTGCATACGCAAAAATCATAACTGTGGAGTAAACGAGTTGAGAATACTGGTTGATTGCATACGCCCTAAAACTATTTCTAATGTTCATTCAGCAAAGCATCAGCTTGATTATATTCTTTATCAACTAAAAACGGATAATGAACTTTTATCAGGCTTCCGGTCATTCATTAAAAATATTATCAGGTCGAAAAAGCAAATTCGCCTGTTTACCGAGTTAGGCATTTCTGCAAAACAGAGTTTCTTTTCTGAACTATTTAGACGTTTTAATGAAAAGTTCTTGCCAGCTTATATAGAAAAAACAGAATTGCTGAGTGTAATTGCAGAAGTTTTTCATGAAGACAATGATTATAAGTGGGTTGAGGCAATTGATCAGGATGCCTGGTGTGAGTTGTTTGAGTTAATGGATTTTAGAGCTACAAAGAATAATGTGCTTTCTGATGAATTTTATCCTTCCTTATATACCTCAGCTCAAATAGTTGCAAGTCGTATTTCTTCATTGGGCTTGGAACCCGAAATTATTGTACGGCTGCCTCATATTGAGAACTATAATTCTTCATTCCAAGTATTAGCACTTGAAGTCAACAAACTGATTGATGATGCAAAACAGTCCAATTCCGACAGGGAACAGTTGAATCTTTTGTATCGCCATATTTTAGTGATGTTGAGTCAATGTAGGGACTCGGTTGAACAGGTTCGTCGGGGCCAAAAGAAAAAAGGAGTAAGTGTAAATCTGGCTTATTTACTGTTGCGTATTGAGCAGAATATTGAGCGGTTAGGCCGAATTTTAGGATCAATTTTGAGTGAAACCCGGGCATTGCGATTAAGTTTAGCAGTTGAAATGTTTACCCAAATGGTTCGCTCTGAAAATCAGAAGCATGGGATAAGGCAACATCTTCAGGATAATACACAAATGTTAGCTTATCAGGTAGTTGAATATACCAGCCAAACTGGCGAACATTATATTACCAACACCCCTAAGCAGTATTATAAGTTTTTCCTTCAATCAATGACGGGCGGTTTAATAATCTCCTTTACGACATGGATTAAGTTTGTCCTTTCATCAATTAAAGCGGCTCCATTGGTTGAGGGATTATTATTCAGTCTTAACTATGCAGCCAGTTTTATTACTATTTTTATAACTCACTCCACCTTGGCTACCAAACAGCCGTCAATGACGGCCTCAGCAGTAGCAAGTGCCTTGGATGACAAAAAGCATCAGTTAATTAACGTTGATAGAACTGCCGAGTTGATTGTGAAGCTTTCGCGAAGCCAGTTTATTTCGTTTTTAGGTAACCTGATTATAGTTATACCATTGCCATACATTATTGCATGGTTGTACCATTATTTTACCGGAGATTATATCGTTGATGAGGTCAAAGCCCTTAATACCATTAAAAGTATTGACCCGGTTCACTCTCTTTCTGTAATGTATGCAGCAATTACAGGAGTGTTCTTATTTCTTTCAGGAATCATAAACGGTTATTACGACAATCTTATTCATTATGGCAATGTTGGAGATCGCATCAGGAATCATCGGACGTTGCAAAAGTATCTTTCACAAAATACCATCATTAAAATAAGCAAGTACATTGAGAAGAATTTGGGAGGCTTAATGGGGAACCTTTATCTGGGTTTCTTTTTAGGCTTTGCGGCAATTTTGGGTCAAATTACCGGTCTTCCTTTTGATATCAGGCACGTTACGCTCGCTGGAGGTAGTTTTGCAATGGCTTATTACACCCTTGGTGATTACCTTTCGGATATTACCATTGCAACTTCATTGTTAGGAATTTTTTTAATAGGGTTAATGAATTTCCTAGTGAGTTTCAGTCTTTCCTTATTACTTGCTTTACGCTCACGTAAGGTGAATTTTAATCAAACAAGTGAACTGTTTACACGAGTTTTGGCTCATTTTTTGGCAAAACCACTTGATTTCTTTTATCCTCCAAGAAAAAGAAAAGTATCTTTGCCGCAAGATTCTACTTTATTTAATGAACAAGGAAGCTAA